From one Marinobacter sp. LV10MA510-1 genomic stretch:
- a CDS encoding PhnE/PtxC family ABC transporter permease, protein MPSSPTVRVSLIFVAIALVGLLFADIAVTSSNPWRDLGNFLFGIATPNFFSTEGLMTALLRTVAFAFVGVALGSVAGFLMALAYRFLPVRIFCAFIRAIHELFWALIFLQFFGFHPLTGVLAIAIPYAGIFAKVYSEILEEADPESGRVLPPGTGNISAFLYSRIPDCWSKMRTYTAYRLECGLRSSAILGFVGLPTLGFYLEASFSQGLYSDAGAMLILFYVLIATMPLWVRPKLLPVYVVGAPFFLGEGLPIVWGNVQRFFTEDIVPAPLRNGEGLTGLAPWLSDLMINEAMPGIWNTIVLTQIALVATGILSLLAFPLISSHFGGPIRRNAGHVVLVITRSTPEYILAYILLQLWGPSMLPAVVALALHNGGIIGHLIGRQTNSIKLRADAAAGFNRYSWELVPRVYRSFLALLFYRWEIIMRETAILGILGIYTLGFYVDSAIQNIRFDRAMVLILITALLNIGIDTLGRYIRRKLALQTMPTC, encoded by the coding sequence ATGCCCTCTTCCCCAACGGTTCGTGTCAGCCTGATTTTCGTTGCCATCGCCTTGGTTGGGTTGCTGTTTGCGGACATCGCGGTGACCTCCTCCAACCCTTGGCGGGATCTCGGTAATTTCCTGTTTGGCATCGCAACGCCCAACTTTTTCAGCACTGAAGGGTTGATGACCGCACTGTTGAGGACGGTCGCCTTTGCCTTTGTCGGGGTTGCGCTTGGCAGTGTCGCAGGCTTCCTGATGGCATTGGCTTACCGATTCCTGCCGGTGCGGATTTTTTGCGCCTTCATCCGCGCCATTCACGAGCTTTTCTGGGCGTTGATTTTCCTGCAGTTCTTTGGTTTTCACCCACTCACGGGCGTATTGGCCATCGCCATTCCCTACGCCGGGATTTTCGCCAAGGTCTATTCAGAAATCCTGGAAGAGGCCGACCCGGAATCCGGCCGTGTACTGCCACCCGGCACTGGCAATATTTCGGCGTTCCTCTATTCCCGCATTCCCGATTGCTGGTCAAAGATGCGCACCTACACAGCCTACAGGCTGGAATGCGGCCTTCGCTCCAGTGCGATTCTTGGCTTCGTTGGCCTGCCCACGCTTGGCTTTTACCTTGAAGCATCGTTCTCCCAAGGGCTTTATTCCGACGCTGGCGCGATGCTGATTCTGTTCTATGTATTAATCGCCACCATGCCGCTCTGGGTAAGGCCAAAGCTTCTGCCCGTGTATGTTGTTGGCGCTCCCTTTTTTCTGGGTGAAGGGTTGCCAATTGTATGGGGCAATGTGCAGCGTTTTTTCACCGAAGATATCGTGCCTGCGCCATTGCGCAACGGGGAAGGTTTGACGGGGCTAGCGCCTTGGCTAAGTGATTTGATGATCAACGAGGCCATGCCGGGCATCTGGAACACCATTGTGCTTACTCAAATCGCGCTTGTAGCGACAGGGATTCTCTCGTTACTGGCATTCCCCTTGATATCAAGTCACTTTGGCGGGCCTATACGGCGCAATGCCGGGCATGTGGTTCTGGTGATCACGCGATCCACGCCCGAGTACATTCTGGCGTATATTCTGCTGCAACTCTGGGGGCCTTCAATGCTGCCTGCGGTGGTTGCTTTAGCGCTGCACAACGGTGGGATTATCGGGCACCTGATTGGCCGGCAAACCAATTCCATCAAACTCCGTGCAGACGCTGCAGCAGGTTTCAATCGTTATAGCTGGGAGCTGGTACCCCGCGTATATCGCTCATTTCTGGCGCTTCTGTTCTATCGCTGGGAAATCATCATGCGGGAGACAGCCATACTGGGGATTCTCGGCATCTACACGCTTGGGTTCTATGTCGACAGCGCTATTCAGAACATCCGTTTTGATCGTGCCATGGTGCTGATTCTGATAACGGCGCTGCTCAACATTGGAATTGATACTCTCGGGCGTTATATTCGCCGTAAGCTCGCCCTGCAAACCATGCCGACCTGCTGA
- a CDS encoding phosphonate ABC transporter ATP-binding protein, protein MTGFDLTNLTASFSGKRVIGPLSLKVNPGDKIALVGKSGAGKSTLIRLIYERVNRDSSLIPQDLGLVNALSVFHNVFMGQLDKHPTWYNALTLARPFAKDKADVLTLLQSLGITEKLWTPAASLSGGQRQRVAIARALYRNATVLLADEPVSALDGPMANSVMMQLRDRFTTSVIALHDVDLALNYCTRIVGIQDGQVALDQPSEHLAAADIVSLY, encoded by the coding sequence ATGACAGGTTTTGACCTTACGAACCTTACGGCCTCATTCAGCGGCAAGCGGGTTATAGGCCCGTTGTCGCTGAAGGTTAATCCGGGCGACAAAATCGCGCTGGTGGGTAAAAGTGGTGCGGGAAAATCCACTTTGATTCGCCTGATTTACGAACGAGTTAACCGGGATTCGTCTCTGATCCCTCAGGATCTTGGCCTGGTAAACGCCCTTTCGGTGTTCCATAACGTCTTTATGGGCCAGCTCGATAAACATCCCACGTGGTACAACGCCCTCACGCTTGCCCGTCCGTTCGCCAAAGACAAGGCTGACGTGCTGACCTTATTGCAGTCACTGGGTATCACCGAAAAGCTATGGACACCCGCAGCCTCTCTGTCCGGTGGGCAGCGCCAGCGTGTTGCTATCGCGCGAGCGCTGTACCGTAACGCCACCGTGCTGCTGGCCGATGAGCCGGTTTCTGCACTCGATGGCCCCATGGCGAACTCGGTCATGATGCAACTGCGTGATCGCTTCACCACCAGTGTTATTGCGCTGCACGATGTGGACCTTGCATTGAATTACTGTACCCGAATCGTTGGCATTCAGGATGGCCAGGTCGCCTTGGACCAACCCAGCGAACACCTTGCAGCGGCAGACATTGTATCTCTTTACTAG
- a CDS encoding putative selenate ABC transporter substrate-binding protein has product MAMHIIRTLVLSCFFCFSAAAASAETLVFTAIPDEDETKLVERFRGVADYLSEQLNVDVRYIPVKSYAAAVSAFRNNQVQLAWFGGLSGVQARRLVPGSEAIAQGVEDEAFETYFIANTNTGIKPAAALSELKDQLQGKTFTFGSKGSTSGRLMPEFYVRDTFGAKPDDFFSRVGFSGNHTRTLRLVEAGTYDLGALNFQVWEKELGDGNIDTDAVQVIWKTPHYPDYQWTIRGDVDERFGDGFKQRVTEALLSLDNPELLESFPRSGFIPASNADYEPIRKTAQEIGILD; this is encoded by the coding sequence ATGGCGATGCATATAATACGGACGTTGGTGCTTTCCTGTTTTTTCTGTTTCAGCGCTGCTGCGGCATCGGCTGAGACCTTGGTATTTACGGCCATCCCGGATGAAGACGAAACCAAACTTGTTGAGCGTTTTCGCGGTGTCGCGGACTACCTGTCTGAGCAACTGAATGTTGATGTGCGCTATATTCCAGTGAAGTCCTACGCGGCTGCCGTTTCAGCGTTCCGTAACAATCAGGTTCAGCTGGCGTGGTTTGGCGGTCTTTCTGGTGTGCAGGCGCGCAGGCTGGTTCCGGGCTCTGAAGCCATCGCCCAAGGTGTTGAAGACGAAGCCTTCGAAACCTATTTTATTGCCAATACCAACACGGGCATAAAACCCGCTGCAGCGCTTTCAGAGCTCAAAGATCAGTTGCAAGGTAAAACCTTTACCTTCGGCTCCAAAGGCTCGACATCTGGCCGGCTCATGCCTGAGTTCTATGTGCGCGACACCTTTGGTGCAAAGCCTGATGACTTTTTTTCGCGCGTTGGCTTCAGCGGCAACCATACGCGCACCCTTCGCCTGGTTGAAGCCGGCACTTACGATTTAGGCGCGCTGAACTTTCAGGTTTGGGAGAAAGAACTGGGTGATGGAAACATAGACACCGATGCCGTTCAGGTGATCTGGAAAACGCCCCACTACCCGGATTATCAGTGGACGATTCGTGGCGATGTGGATGAGCGTTTTGGTGATGGCTTCAAGCAACGCGTTACCGAGGCGCTGTTGAGCCTTGATAACCCGGAACTGCTGGAAAGCTTCCCGCGTTCAGGTTTTATTCCTGCTTCCAACGCCGACTATGAGCCGATTCGTAAAACAGCTCAAGAGATCGGGATTCTCGATTAA
- a CDS encoding serine hydrolase domain-containing protein, whose translation MQWFSSWTWALLLLMPLLCHAETSDWQAALNNDAARFDRLHTLVVVHQGQEIVALDLKNRGLDTPTNIKSLSKTVLAALVGVAIEKGVLEGTDQAVVETLGDRVPASATDGVERVTLGHLLSLQAGLQRTSGRHYGSWVNSDNWVHHVLTRPFVDEPGGRMLYSTGSSHLLSAALTESAGRSTRALAREWLGEPLNITFPDWGRDPQGIYFGGNNMRMSPRDLAKIGELYRNQGRVGDQILFQENWVSESWTGRGKSAYTDDPYGYGWFLHSLAGESGYYGRGYGGQVLYVIPSLELTVVMTSDPTPPSPGSSYLRRQFQLIEDHIIPAFRD comes from the coding sequence ATGCAATGGTTTTCTAGTTGGACTTGGGCACTACTGCTATTGATGCCCCTGCTGTGCCACGCGGAAACTAGCGATTGGCAGGCAGCATTAAACAACGATGCAGCGCGTTTTGATCGCTTGCACACGTTGGTGGTCGTCCATCAGGGCCAGGAAATTGTGGCGCTGGATTTGAAGAACAGGGGCCTGGACACGCCGACCAATATTAAGTCTTTGTCCAAGACCGTGCTGGCCGCCCTGGTGGGCGTCGCCATCGAAAAAGGAGTGCTTGAGGGGACTGATCAGGCGGTGGTGGAAACACTTGGCGACCGGGTGCCGGCCTCTGCCACTGACGGCGTGGAACGCGTCACTCTTGGACACCTGTTGTCTTTGCAGGCCGGGCTGCAGCGAACATCCGGTCGCCATTACGGCAGTTGGGTGAATAGCGATAATTGGGTGCACCACGTGTTAACCCGGCCCTTCGTTGATGAGCCGGGCGGGCGCATGCTCTACTCCACTGGCAGCAGCCATCTGCTCTCCGCCGCGTTGACCGAGAGCGCCGGTCGAAGCACCCGGGCCTTGGCACGGGAATGGCTGGGCGAGCCCCTCAATATCACATTCCCGGACTGGGGCCGGGACCCCCAGGGGATCTATTTTGGCGGCAACAACATGCGTATGTCGCCCCGTGATCTAGCGAAAATCGGCGAGCTGTATCGTAACCAGGGGCGAGTGGGAGACCAGATTTTGTTCCAAGAAAACTGGGTGAGCGAATCCTGGACCGGGCGGGGGAAATCAGCCTACACCGATGATCCCTACGGTTACGGCTGGTTTCTGCATTCACTGGCGGGCGAATCCGGTTACTACGGGCGCGGTTATGGCGGTCAAGTGCTCTACGTGATTCCTTCCCTGGAATTAACAGTCGTAATGACGTCGGACCCTACCCCACCGTCGCCAGGCTCATCCTATCTGCGCCGCCAATTCCAATTGATTGAAGACCACATCATCCCGGCCTTTCGTGACTAG
- a CDS encoding universal stress protein: MFDAAKEAVSGKLDSTEETLLKGDPAHEIIEYLEANPSTHMVLGGRGHSAVRSLTLGSVSEKLSGTPLGRLLL, from the coding sequence GTGTTCGACGCCGCGAAAGAGGCCGTGAGTGGGAAGCTCGATTCAACCGAAGAGACCCTGCTCAAAGGGGATCCCGCTCATGAAATCATCGAATATCTGGAAGCCAATCCGAGCACGCACATGGTTTTGGGAGGGCGTGGCCATTCCGCAGTGCGCAGCCTGACTTTGGGTAGTGTCAGTGAAAAGTTATCAGGCACGCCACTGGGCCGGTTACTGTTGTAA
- a CDS encoding SDR family oxidoreductase, which yields MFDPTTLKDKVVFIAGGTSGINLGIAKGMAAVGAKVAVLGRNADKAAAAAQEISESVKSSNGHSAIALTADVRDPEQVASALQACVAQLGKIDCLISGAAGNFPAPAVGISPKGFKTVIDIDLLGTYNVFHLGFQHLNKGASLIAISAPQAVSAMPFQIHVCAAKAGINMMIKCLAMEWGASGITVNGISPGPISGTEGAERLAPTPETKAIMAKKIASKRFGEAKEIADAAIFLASDMGHYMNGTIMTVDGGTELGDASMDCLSVPSR from the coding sequence ATGTTTGACCCGACAACGCTAAAAGATAAGGTCGTTTTTATTGCTGGCGGAACCAGCGGCATTAATCTGGGTATAGCCAAAGGCATGGCGGCAGTGGGTGCGAAGGTGGCCGTACTTGGCCGAAACGCAGATAAAGCCGCAGCGGCAGCTCAGGAGATTTCTGAAAGTGTTAAAAGCAGTAACGGACACAGTGCGATTGCGCTGACGGCTGACGTTAGAGACCCCGAACAAGTTGCGAGCGCTCTACAGGCCTGTGTTGCGCAACTTGGCAAGATTGACTGTTTAATTTCTGGTGCGGCAGGTAACTTCCCGGCACCTGCCGTGGGGATATCGCCGAAAGGCTTTAAGACCGTTATCGATATTGACCTTCTTGGCACATACAACGTGTTCCATTTAGGCTTTCAGCATCTTAACAAAGGTGCTTCCTTAATCGCGATCAGTGCTCCACAAGCCGTGTCTGCAATGCCTTTCCAGATTCATGTTTGCGCAGCCAAAGCGGGCATCAATATGATGATTAAATGCCTGGCAATGGAATGGGGCGCGTCTGGCATTACGGTCAACGGCATTTCACCAGGGCCAATCAGTGGCACCGAGGGCGCCGAGCGTTTAGCGCCCACCCCCGAAACGAAAGCAATAATGGCCAAGAAAATTGCCAGTAAACGATTTGGTGAAGCCAAAGAGATAGCCGACGCCGCGATTTTTCTTGCCAGTGATATGGGTCACTATATGAACGGGACGATTATGACGGTAGACGGTGGCACCGAACTGGGCGATGCCAGCATGGATTGCCTTAGCGTTCCATCTCGCTAA
- a CDS encoding glutathione S-transferase, translating into MTSSLHRLYSFRRCPYAMRARLGLLFAGLQVELREIILKNKPDQMLAISPKGTVPVLQFFDGTVVEESREIMVWALRQHDPQGLLDATVLHQANALIEQNDNEFKYWLDRYKYADRYLEMTQSEYRQRGEAFLQVLEELLTKNPYLLGDSATIADIGIVPFVRQFAHVDRDVFDSLPYQNLHLWLQHWLEHSFFLQAMTKFRPWQEGDDVVVFPS; encoded by the coding sequence ATGACGTCCTCACTTCACCGCCTGTACTCTTTTCGTCGCTGTCCCTATGCCATGCGCGCCCGTCTCGGCCTCTTGTTTGCTGGTTTGCAGGTGGAGCTGCGGGAGATAATATTGAAAAATAAACCGGACCAGATGCTGGCGATTAGCCCGAAAGGCACGGTGCCTGTTTTACAGTTTTTTGATGGTACCGTGGTTGAAGAGAGCCGGGAAATAATGGTGTGGGCGCTTCGGCAGCACGATCCACAAGGACTGTTGGATGCAACGGTTTTGCATCAGGCCAACGCTCTGATTGAGCAAAACGACAACGAATTTAAATATTGGTTGGATCGCTATAAATACGCCGACCGATATCTGGAAATGACCCAGTCAGAGTATCGGCAACGGGGTGAGGCGTTTTTACAGGTTTTAGAAGAGTTGCTGACTAAAAACCCTTACCTACTGGGGGACAGCGCGACCATTGCCGATATTGGTATCGTGCCTTTTGTCCGCCAATTCGCCCATGTCGATCGCGATGTTTTTGACAGCCTACCTTACCAGAACCTGCATCTGTGGTTACAACACTGGCTGGAGCACTCATTCTTTCTGCAAGCCATGACCAAGTTTCGGCCGTGGCAAGAGGGAGATGACGTTGTGGTTTTTCCTTCTTAA
- a CDS encoding peptidase — protein MNIASAPYPIGTPGAPWGDEERAEWLSRQPRQRSYESEVLSVTERLRSRFDAEQYGRLDYGPESYPLMAIRSRDWRDDLPVVLITGGVHGYETSGVHGALQFVDQHAADYAGRSFRHGSPAEDSAALMRLVAPVRDKVLMHIDLHETTDTDETEFRPALAARDGKPFEPAGIPDGFYLVDDSENPQPEFQQAVIEAVEQVTHIAPADDNGEIIGTPVVTRGVIQYPLKQLGLCASITSAPYKTTTEIYPDSPRTTPEQCNAAQAAAVCAAIDYALTHQ, from the coding sequence ATGAACATAGCTTCCGCACCCTATCCAATCGGTACGCCCGGTGCTCCTTGGGGCGACGAGGAACGCGCCGAATGGTTGTCACGACAGCCCCGGCAACGCAGCTACGAGTCCGAGGTATTGAGTGTGACCGAGCGCCTGCGCTCGCGCTTCGACGCGGAACAGTATGGCCGTCTGGACTATGGCCCCGAAAGCTATCCGCTGATGGCGATCCGCAGTCGCGACTGGCGTGACGATTTGCCGGTTGTGCTGATAACGGGCGGAGTACACGGCTATGAAACCAGTGGTGTACACGGCGCGCTGCAGTTTGTCGATCAGCATGCGGCGGATTACGCGGGCCGCTCGTTCCGCCATGGCAGTCCGGCTGAGGATTCGGCGGCACTCATGCGACTGGTGGCGCCCGTTCGCGATAAAGTACTGATGCATATCGACCTGCACGAAACCACCGATACCGACGAAACCGAGTTTCGTCCCGCGCTGGCGGCCCGCGACGGCAAGCCGTTCGAGCCGGCTGGGATTCCCGATGGCTTCTATCTGGTCGATGACAGCGAAAACCCGCAGCCTGAATTTCAACAGGCGGTGATTGAGGCGGTGGAGCAGGTCACTCATATCGCTCCGGCCGATGACAACGGCGAGATCATCGGCACACCGGTGGTTACTCGGGGCGTTATCCAGTATCCGCTCAAGCAGCTGGGCCTGTGCGCCAGTATTACCAGCGCCCCATACAAGACCACCACTGAGATCTATCCCGACAGCCCCCGTACAACGCCCGAGCAATGCAATGCTGCACAGGCTGCCGCAGTGTGTGCGGCTATCGACTACGCGCTGACGCATCAGTAA
- a CDS encoding CcdB family protein — protein sequence MARFDIFENKGGAGFLLDVQSDLISSLNTRVVVPLLPKTSAPSPAQRLNPVFNIEGQEVVMATQYMAAVSEGELRFGVGSLAKQQDQISAALDMLFLGF from the coding sequence ATGGCCCGTTTCGATATCTTTGAAAATAAGGGTGGAGCTGGATTTCTATTGGACGTCCAGTCAGACCTTATCAGTAGCTTGAACACCCGCGTTGTCGTGCCACTGTTGCCCAAAACCTCGGCACCGTCCCCTGCGCAGAGGCTTAATCCTGTATTTAATATTGAGGGGCAAGAGGTAGTAATGGCCACTCAGTACATGGCGGCTGTTTCCGAAGGTGAATTGCGTTTCGGCGTTGGCAGCCTTGCTAAACAACAGGATCAGATTTCTGCAGCGTTGGACATGCTATTTTTGGGCTTTTGA
- a CDS encoding type II toxin-antitoxin system CcdA family antitoxin, with product MQASEATKPSRKPTNLSLDSALLKEAKGLGINVSRSAEAGIAEAVKLYKKANWLKDNASALASSNAYVEANGLPLAQYRQF from the coding sequence ATGCAAGCTTCTGAAGCCACCAAACCTTCACGAAAGCCAACAAACCTATCGCTGGATAGTGCTCTTCTCAAAGAAGCAAAAGGTTTGGGAATCAATGTTTCGAGGTCTGCAGAGGCAGGGATCGCGGAGGCTGTGAAACTTTATAAGAAGGCGAACTGGCTGAAAGATAACGCTAGCGCCCTCGCGAGCTCGAACGCATACGTTGAAGCTAACGGTTTGCCTCTCGCACAGTATCGTCAGTTCTGA
- a CDS encoding RES family NAD+ phosphorylase, whose protein sequence is MAMILWRIVNKRFQEHALDGGGAKLYEGRWHTQGTAMVYAATSKSQALLEVLTHVSVSRPTHDYIAIPILVPNSVVGAYWTGEFQISEEQYSSGNDVGAATSACQSVFSGIGYAEYSPLLLSITIPIVGKHVDQEPSFGSIMRVDSKTCMDRHNVA, encoded by the coding sequence ATGGCGATGATCCTATGGCGAATAGTTAACAAGCGCTTTCAAGAGCATGCGCTGGATGGCGGTGGCGCAAAGCTCTACGAAGGCCGTTGGCACACACAAGGTACGGCCATGGTTTACGCCGCAACATCCAAATCACAGGCCCTTCTTGAAGTACTGACCCACGTGAGTGTGTCTCGCCCAACTCACGATTACATTGCCATTCCAATCTTGGTTCCCAATTCAGTTGTAGGAGCCTATTGGACAGGCGAGTTTCAAATTTCTGAAGAACAGTATAGTTCGGGAAACGATGTGGGTGCCGCAACAAGCGCATGTCAATCTGTTTTCTCTGGTATCGGTTACGCGGAATACTCTCCACTTTTACTCAGTATTACGATTCCAATTGTTGGAAAGCATGTCGATCAAGAACCAAGTTTTGGATCGATTATGAGAGTGGATAGCAAAACCTGTATGGACAGGCACAACGTAGCCTGA
- a CDS encoding type II toxin-antitoxin system RelE/ParE family toxin, giving the protein MKVQWTKRAKARLREIESYIAKDNPKVARDVVEKLLRRSWRLADLPDIGHEVEGYEGTDLREVLIRPYRLIYCVKKHQIDVVTVLHYRQLLPSDVH; this is encoded by the coding sequence ATGAAGGTTCAGTGGACGAAGCGGGCGAAAGCAAGACTACGAGAAATCGAAAGCTATATTGCGAAAGACAATCCCAAAGTAGCCCGTGACGTTGTCGAGAAATTACTACGCCGGTCCTGGCGGCTGGCCGACTTGCCGGACATTGGCCATGAAGTGGAGGGGTATGAAGGGACCGACTTGCGTGAGGTGCTTATCCGACCTTATCGATTGATTTATTGTGTGAAAAAGCACCAGATCGATGTGGTGACGGTACTGCATTACCGGCAATTATTACCCAGCGATGTGCATTGA
- a CDS encoding OmpA family protein, with translation MSRRGWVNSGLVVVLILAGGLALYGYRSLQSDITQLTDARLTAESKAEDLRSQLQQNEQALTAARARLEHRTNSADKLEAELDRLRQTLAGAKADLQTAQQQVEKLKAQLETAQAALAKREEQVAEQGGQLKQSRDQIAALTAQLAAATKHVESLSQRRDALTSDLNTATAKQTDAQNRIAELEKQLAEANVALADARREVRQHQSALASATEQRQSVAEQYQQAREQLALQQARSQSATETINVLEARMAQEKAATDNLQSRLQSLSHEKESLVSRLEDGTTVIKLPESIVFNSGSARIGKAGRHTLTLLADALKSFPDHLISIQGHSDSRSIAPALQSLYPTNWELSASRAASAVRVLREAGIDPSRMQAVGFADTRPLVKEIDTVSRRKNRRIEVLLYPSQFKIKAYRPGGREPAR, from the coding sequence ATGTCGCGCAGAGGTTGGGTAAACAGTGGACTGGTGGTGGTACTGATTCTGGCAGGCGGGCTGGCACTATACGGCTACCGCTCCCTGCAGTCGGATATAACGCAGCTGACCGATGCACGCTTGACCGCTGAATCCAAGGCTGAAGATCTGCGTAGCCAACTGCAACAAAACGAGCAGGCGCTGACGGCAGCTCGGGCGCGGCTCGAACATCGCACCAACAGTGCGGATAAACTGGAAGCCGAACTCGACCGCCTGCGTCAGACGCTGGCCGGGGCCAAGGCCGACTTGCAGACTGCGCAACAGCAGGTTGAGAAGCTCAAGGCCCAGCTGGAAACAGCGCAGGCGGCGTTAGCCAAACGGGAGGAGCAGGTCGCCGAGCAGGGTGGTCAGCTCAAACAGAGCCGGGATCAGATCGCTGCTCTTACGGCGCAGCTGGCTGCAGCCACCAAGCACGTTGAGAGCTTATCCCAGCGACGCGACGCACTGACGTCAGACCTGAACACGGCGACCGCCAAGCAGACCGACGCGCAGAACCGCATTGCCGAGCTTGAAAAACAGCTGGCGGAAGCCAACGTCGCGCTTGCCGATGCGCGCCGGGAAGTCCGGCAGCATCAATCCGCACTGGCGTCGGCGACCGAGCAGCGCCAGTCTGTTGCTGAGCAATACCAACAAGCACGTGAGCAGCTCGCGCTACAGCAAGCTCGCAGCCAGTCTGCCACCGAGACCATCAACGTGCTGGAAGCCCGGATGGCACAGGAAAAAGCGGCAACCGATAACCTTCAGTCGCGGCTGCAATCCCTGAGTCATGAGAAGGAAAGTCTGGTGTCCCGGCTGGAAGATGGCACCACCGTGATCAAGCTGCCGGAGAGCATCGTGTTTAATTCCGGTTCTGCCAGAATCGGCAAAGCCGGCCGGCACACCCTGACGTTGCTCGCTGATGCACTGAAAAGCTTTCCGGATCACCTGATCAGTATTCAGGGGCACAGCGACAGCCGCTCCATTGCTCCTGCCTTGCAGAGTTTGTATCCAACCAACTGGGAGTTATCGGCGTCACGGGCTGCGTCAGCGGTGCGGGTGTTGAGAGAGGCCGGTATCGACCCCAGCCGGATGCAGGCAGTGGGTTTTGCGGATACCCGACCGCTGGTTAAGGAAATTGATACTGTCAGTCGTCGGAAAAACCGACGTATTGAGGTGCTGTTGTATCCGTCTCAGTTCAAGATAAAAGCCTACCGACCGGGCGGCCGTGAGCCGGCCCGGTAG